Proteins encoded in a region of the Magallana gigas chromosome 8, xbMagGiga1.1, whole genome shotgun sequence genome:
- the LOC105327306 gene encoding omega-amidase NIT2-B: MSFKMKIALVQLAVSATKADNLKHATQLVSRAAKEGAKLVSLPECFNSPYGTSYFPEYAEKIPGASFDSLSSMAKENQVYLIGGSFPEEDNGKLFNTCCVFNPKGEMIAKHRKIHLFDIDVPGKIRFQESETLSPGNSFTTFDTPYCKVGVGICYDIRFPELAQVYAKLNCKLLVYPGAFNMTTGPAHWELLQRGRALDNQLYVATVSPARDTGAKYVAWGHSTVVNPWGEVIATTEHEETILYADIDPAYVEEVREQIPTRKQKRDDMYTLDWKKS, encoded by the coding sequence ATGtcgttcaaaatgaaaatagcaTTGGTTCAGCTTGCTGTCTCCGCTACAAAGGCTGATAATTTAAAGCACGCAACACAGTTAGTGTCTCGAGCTGCAAAGGAGGGCGCCAAACTTGTGTCTCTCCCAGAGTGTTTCAATTCTCCCTACGGAACATCATATTTCCCGGAGTATGCAGAAAAAATTCCAGGAGCTTCGTTCGATTCTCTGTCGAGCATGGCAAAGGAAAATCAAGTATATCTCATTGGAGGATCTTTTCCCGAAGAAGATAACGGTAAACTGTTCAACACCTGCTGTGTATTTAATCCCAAGGGAGAAATGATTGCGAAACACAGAAAGATTCATTTATTTGACATCGACGTTCCTGGGAAAATCCGATTCCAAGAGTCTGAGACCCTTAGTCCGGGAAACAGTTTCACAACTTTTGACACACCTTACTGCAAAGTCGGGGTTGGAATCTGTTATGATATACGATTTCCAGAACTGGCACAGGTTTATGCAAAGCTGAATTGCAAACTTCTGGTTTACCCCGGTGCGTTCAATATGACAACCGGTCCGGCCCATTGGGAGCTGTTACAGAGAGGGCGAGCTTTGGACAACCAACTGTACGTGGCAACAGTATCCCCCGCCCGGGACACGGGGGCCAAGTATGTGGCCTGGGGTCACAGCACGGTGGTCAACCCCTGGGGAGAAGTTATAGCTACGACCGAACACGAGGAGACCATTTTGTATGCTGACATTGATCCGGCCTATGTGGAAGAAGTACGGGAACAGATTCCCACAAGGAAACAGAAACGTGATGATATGTACACACTAGACTGGAAAAAGTCATAA
- the LOC105344222 gene encoding BRISC complex subunit Abraxas 2 encodes MAAIVSGTVLASLFYDHSDVEGDLEGLLFGKVTQRVKDTISDSQINNYKVETKTYIYSYHKGDKSKKFYDRACRIDTQLIRGITPEGSQVIGWFRFRHNTSPYPSLREQTIHSNFLAILPSDHQSNFIFLLCTGSPFENLSTHNFDFDVLKLNANSKLFVHVPLTVLNLGDTTHSEYKYECTATAYSGSGSLCKVIDKHKPGLLDGEEQPSEVNKIRSLAGDLQSQLEGLTDLVAASEIKLQNLQQEIQRKQKVLRDSLESKRKAEAKAQAKKDADAEQAKAKHEQKKKDKHGVSHSIKLPSDSSHSRRLSSNEDTQPEHSPTPHYSRKLSTDYEFSSLDAMETDIPQKSSLTDLSENDLLEVKPEENLITMQSDSDHNLLDEPVNEKSENVKHTPVDTSSKTVQKPKNSDPFSFVEGFLAQEKSAIQKTNASKKSTKVESDAKPRNNGPNGKPQSTSAINSKETRSGRNSTRNRPAQTVSDPENQRVTRGQRSRSREIKGTRDDSSNINSSLGLPGKCAMEANGEVQVTVVDSSDEEVNPRTKEEFNVSSSPVF; translated from the exons ATGGCGGCAATTGTTTCAGGCACTGTCCTAGCTTCCTTGTTCTATGACCACTCGGACGTGGAAGGAGATCTG GAAGGATTATTGTTTGGAAAAGTCACTCAAAGAGTAAAGGACACTATAAGCGATTCTCAAATAAACAACTATAAGGTGGAAACCAAAACTT ATATATATTCCTATCACAAAGGTGATAAAAGTAAGAAATTCTATGACCGAGCTTGTCGAATTGATACTCAGCTGATCCGAGGAATCACACCAGAAGGGTCCCAG GTAATTGGTTGGTTTCGGTTCCGACACAATACATCGCCCTACCCTTCACTGAGAGAACAAACCATCCACAGTAATTTCCTGGCCATTCTGCCAAGTGATCACCAATCCAACTTCATCTTCCTGCTCTGCACTGGATCaccttttgaaaatttgtcaacTCACAACTTTGACTTTGATGTTCTAAAACTTAATGCAAA ctcaaagctatttgtacatgtaccccTGACAGTGCTAAATCTAGGGGACACAACTCACTCCGAGTACAAGTACGAATGCACTGCTACAGCCTACAGTGGGTCGGGGAGTCTGTGCAAAGTCATTGACAAACACAA GCCAGGGTTACTAGATGGGGAAGAACAGCCTAGTGAAGTAAACAAGATAAGAAGTCTAGCAGGGGATTTACAGTCCCAGTTAGAG GGACTGACAGATTTGGTGGCAGCCAGTGAAATTAAACTCCAAAATCTACAGCAGGAGATTCAAAGAAAGCAAAAAGTGCTCAGAGACTCGCTGGAGAGCAAAAGGAAAGCAGAAGCAAAGGCACAGGCCAAAAAGGATGCTGATGCTGAGCAAGCAAAGGCCAAAC atgaacaaaagaaaaaagataaacatggCGTCTCACACTCAATAAAGCTGCCAAGTGACTCCTCACACTCGAGACGACTCAGCAGCAATGAGGACACTCAGCCCGAGCACAGTCCCACTCCTCATTACTCGAGGAAACTCAGCACGGACTACGAGTTCTCATCGTTAGATGCTATGGAGACTGACATCCCCCAGAAAAGCTCGCTGACAGACTTGAGTGAAAATGATTTGCTGGAGGTCAAACCAGAAGAGAATCTAATCACAATGCAATCGGACAGTGATCATAATTTACTTGACGAGCCTGTGAATGAAAAGTCAGAGAATGTTAAGCACACACCTGTTGACACATCATCAAAAACTGTTCAGAAACCGAAAAATTCTGATCCATTTAGTTTTGTAGAGGGTTTTTTAGCTCAAGAGAAGTCTGCAATACAGAAAACAAATGCATCCAAAAAGTCGACAAAAGTGGAGAGTGATGCTAAACCAAGAAACAATGGACCCAATGGAAAGCCTCAATCAACTAGTGCAATAAACTCGAAAGAAACAAGAAGTGGTAGAAATAGTACAAGAAACAGACCAGCACAAACAGTCAGTGACCCAGAAAATCAGAGGGTCACACGGGGTCAGAGGTCAAGATCAAGAGAGATCAAAGGAACTCGAGATGATTCCTCCAACATTAACAGTAGCTTGGGATTACCTGGCAAATGTGCAATGGAAGCCAACGGAGAGGTGCAAGTGACTGTAGTTGACTCCTCGGATGAGGAGGTGAATCCGAGGACCAAAGAGGAGTTCAATGTGTCCTCCTCCCCCGTGTTTTAA